aatgttttttttattttagacaaaCACAATCTATTGAATTTAAATCTATGGATGTCATGTAAGCTGTAAGCATAGACCTTGATATACCTTATGAGTATAAGCACAGAACaatagtataaggtctatgtaTGTAAGGCtgaaattaggtatttataagtacctagatATTATATGGTGCTAAATCTCGGCTAAGGAATTAGTTATAACAATGTTGCAGTTTTCTATGCGACTACTACTACTGAATACTgattaaaatgtaacaataaaaattaagaacaataatgactactaataagtaataggtaatattttaagaataatatgaaaataataaaaagtaacttGACAACGAACAAATAATTAATGCCAGTGAAACTCtgtgaaagtataataatataataatatatctcgTAACTCGTACAATCCCGTCACCCGTCACCTGCCAGTTATCACTTCTGATAAGACAGTAAACACCAGATATATCTTGTAGTAGTAGTTCGTGTAGGAAACTATTCACAAAAACAACAACAGAGTTATCTCGATTCCACaattcttaatttatattttacacagttttttaatatgttaatattaaataatatcgtcaataaaaataaacagttaataattattaacaatatccATCTAATATCTATGCGTGCCACGTGagcataatgcatattattgcgtattttaaaatgcaaattccGATTTGCAGTCTTAATTTTGAGTAACACAATGTACCTAGGGCCTCTGACCTTAagaggtacttacctacttggGTAAAAATGTAAAGTTGGTTGTAGATACCTATTTTTACCGAAGAACTCTGAACGGCATGTAATGAACTTGTTGACAATATCTGTACACCGAGTATGGTCCTCGTGCAAAGGAAGGCGGGGACAGCCTGTAAGCTACCTAGGTAATGCGAATGATTGGAAACTAGCAACATACATAACTTACTTTCGTCGAAAGTAAAGCGACAATAGAAACTATGTGAACTTTTGTATTAGTGGTAAGCCAATGTTCCAAAGCTGGAAACAACTGCAAACTTGAATAAACTGTCATGTCAAACGTCCAGACCGTGACGGTCAGAAATATGGCCCGCCATAGATATTTAGTCTACTTGATCATATGGCTGTGCATTCTTTTTCCAGGTGACATTTTAACAGTACGTCTGTAGATGATTATGCATTTAATCTTAAAACTGTCTTAACTGTTTTAGTGTTGTATTTCAAGATTTCTGATCGCCCTGTACCTGATAATAAGACTGTGAACACATCTGAAAACTCTGCACAGAAGTATAAAAAAACAGTGTCCAGAATCGATTACAGTGAACTTACTAAAGTTTGCAATCCTCCCCACATGATCGAACCTGGTGATGAAGGagatattggtatttatatataaccaaaCAATgtttattacacattacttcaTTTTACTATTCTACTATCTATTTTTAAAGGCTTTCTAAACAACAGTCTTACAATCCAAGGAGTAATAATACTGACTAGACATGGAGATCGTGGGCCAATGAATCATGTTCGAAACATGGCTGATATAGACTGCAGCATGGAACCTGATCAGGAGTATAATGATTATACCAAATTCTTGCAAAACATATTCTTCAACATgtcattacagtttttaggtccTTTTCATGGGTACCCATTATATCCACCACAAAACAATTGTTCCATAAGTCAACTAACTCCAATTGGTGTATCCCAAATGCTGAAGCTTGGACGAACGTTGCGTTCTGTATACCACCCTTTGCTTAGTGTTTCTAATTctgatgacataataatatatagcactAAGTATAGACGTACATTCCAAAGTGCATTGGCGTTCATGTATGCAGTTCTGTCACCAGATGTATTGTCCAAAGTCACGTTCAAGGAGAGTGATAGTTATAGTTATTGTTTTGATCATTGTGCCTGTTTCAATGTTAATAgtttacaaatgaaaataaaacagtCATCTGCAAGACGATTAAAGGGCCGTAGagtagtagaaaaaatgctcaaACGCATACATAATGTAGTACATCTGATGTCTAGTAGTGTACGGGTAGACCCTTACTTACTTAGGGATTCTATTATGACATATGTGTGCCATGGTGCACCACTTCCTTGCTTTCAGAATGATTGTATAACACGTGACAATGTAGAGCAGCTTTTCAACTACATTGACTGGGACTTGGAACGTTATGCTAAACATGGGCTGTTGCGAAAATATGGACTACTAAAGTCTTATGGTTTTGCACTGAATATTGCTATGAACTTGTTGAAGATGGTATCCGAAAGTAAACCTCGTCTGGTCCTATACTCAGGTCACGACTTGACTGCTCAATACCTTTTAGCGGCATTTGGAGTTCTTAATGCCCAAACTATGTCGCCGCACTATGCTTCCCGTCTAGTATTTGAGGTATATCGAAACAACACGGTTGATACTACATACCCCGGTAGAGACTTTTACTTTAGAGTAATTTTCAATGGCAAAGATGTGACCCGATCAGTGGCCTTTTGTAAAACCCGTGCTGGCAGCTGGACTAGTTCATCAATTTACCTCTGCCCAATTGAGTCTGCTATTAGGTTCATACATGAtgattattttaccattttcaATGCTTCCAACTACAAGGAAGCATGTGGCACCCGTTCTTGAATTGTAAGCCTTCTTTTTCTAGAGTCACTAAACCGAAttcatataggtaattattgtgacataaaattgtttttttcttgttgatgtaaaactataaatatcacttatattattttctgttttactATTATACCACTGATCATTAATAATTTCACTACCTACATCTGATTTTACATAGGTAGAGTACCTATttgaaaacatatattattaaactgtaaaattaattatcaggacataattatatagtatattgtatagtgttaTAGTTATGGCAACAAATTACTAGGTGATTATAACATAATGAAatctacctacattaaaatattacatacatatattatgttagaattataattatttctagtcAGTAGTTGCATATTGTCTTTCCGTTCATTTTTTGATAACAAAAAtgtaccaaattattattaattattcatacttTTTGGTTggttataagataataaaatagttttgagaTTTGTATCGAAAAAACAttagttttttcagtttatttaaCAGAAATGATAAGCAATactagtaaaaatatatgtataatgtatacatacatatatatatatattatttaaattatttttttgtatagatagtaaattaatagtttattatactgtacactcattactcattagtcataaatcataattataatgatatatacatttcaatataattgaATGTTATTGGTTAAATTTTGTTACtgaatgatttttataaatatcatcaaGATTAGTTCTGTGCTTGAGGTCTTGAGGAGTTCATAAGTTCCAAACAGcctaacattcatttttattgattaaaatgctattaaagtaatttatgttattttacaatcagtaatacagtaggttgaattatttttgccaaaaacattgcgttttaaaatgtcatgtttgtataaaacattgtaatatactttaaaagtaatCATCTTTAATTTtactcacgaataatattttaaaattacaataaaataactaaaatcgttattctttgtttaatttcgtccaaatataaacttataatactataaaaaaaaaattgtgttaatataatttttagaatttttgctTACAGTATGAGTGTATGACCTATTCATGAGataccttgttttacattttcaattcttagctatataAAGGTGAATAAGTcggtatcgctctgctgtacagtggtTGTCgagtaaattattgtaatggatgtgttgtatttgaattcaatgattaaccattgcatacgaaaaattattctgagtgaagacgttGTGTATCGTAGCTACTAGGACCTAGcatacatgtataaataataaaatgtaataattaaaaaaaaattaataaaaatcgaaaatatctcaCGAGTCATGACTAGGTATAAATAACGTAAATTTCcgctaaaattatttgtttgttaaagGTAGAACAATTCGTGGGGAatcttctattataatttttattcttagctgggtataaaaagaaaaacatttatgaatttctgactGAAAAATaacttacaacattttaaaaatatctcatgGTTATAAATAGCTTAGGAGAGTCCAAATTGTTTGACAAATTTACCAtggaaaatagttattttaatatttggtgaaaatttcaagtgtctaggattatttgtttttgaattgcaacaaaattcgttaatttaccggTAAAAATCCAATATCGTAAAGATTTTAACTCACACtcgtaaaaaatttaagttattttccagttaactttttttttgtttagtataGACAAATTTGCGTGGAGTCTTCTACTAAAATGTCCAatgttaaatgtaaaatgttagcAATGGAAAgataaacttttatgaatttctaactgaatattatgaaaaatatatattttgaactttaaatgcatataaaaaataattgtgcctatgtacttttataataaatttgaatttccattaaaaaaaacttatgaggaatcttgcattaaattttcaagatttttttactaagagaaaaagtttttataaagaataatattaaaaaattctcaaaactataaatagcttcaaaaagagtaaaaaatatttcgaaaatgttaccatatatggtaaataataatataattatttggtgaaaattgcaagtgtctacggttattagtttttgagtttcactaaaaatttaaccaattttttaaaaaattggttttgcaaAAATTTAGCATTCTTATCactttttgtttttcccaacgctttttaaaactacttgGGATTTCAAACTCTTAAAAGTACAAATTAGATTCACTTCTCTGATAGAAAATATGcttaagttgaaaattaaagcattatttcgattatttatcatgtatacgtaacctaacctaacctaggtgTACCGTATacagtcacaaaaaaaaacataattgtaaaataaatacattcactCCACTtggagtttaaaataaattagtgaaCATAAATAATCGAGTATCATTACTACAGTTAATATGTTTTGCTAATGGCCATTGTTGTCGAAGCTGAAATAAAGAATTTcaagaccaaaaaaaaaaaatatatatataatcgtgCTTTCAcatcttaaaaatatgttagaTATTGtaagtacaaatattattttattaattatacatttatacctaattcTATACataaacatgttttaaatatttgtgtggGTTCATGTAGGATATGCACGAGAACAAATACATCGTCAAACGCCTTATATtagttaagaggatgtcagcgcactatttgttttctctctctggcccacgggcaacatagacaaaaccaCAAAACACATTAACggagaatcattttttctaagTTTTTATGTAATCCATTACAaagggacggagtggccgagcagtcgacccgagttcgattcctaggccatgggcggcatttttcttcggacaagtcacggtgtccggagaacaattagtgtcgccatcccccacccgggcatgacagatacctatgggtgcccaatcaaaaattctgccaaactaaacacatacgtgttcctccccctaccgacttaataacctacggtaaaaactaaaaaatagctaatggcctcagctaccgggctcaagatcaataaaaaaaaaaaataatattattaaaaagagaataatatttttgagggaatgacatatcgatcttatatttcattgttattagactttgtattcgactttcaaaataaacaataaaatgttgtaaatttaaattatgtttaaattgtttaagataatatttagacaaaccgatatgtcattccctcaaaaatattattctctatcttttttgcaatgggtgattttactctaagattagtttaaaacatagaaaaaatgattctgcgtaaatgtgttttgtctatgttgcacgTGGGCTAGAAAGAGAAAActaatagtgcgctgacatcctcttaagcaACGAGTTAATTTTCAGCTATTTGTAAAATAAGAAACGTCTGGCAACCGAGCAGTTACCCGTAGCCAAGTccggattaaggatcaattgggccccgggaggccgggacaccatacacttagcgggccccctttcaactttaacttcaa
Above is a window of Metopolophium dirhodum isolate CAU chromosome 3, ASM1992520v1, whole genome shotgun sequence DNA encoding:
- the LOC132940521 gene encoding 2-phosphoxylose phosphatase 1, with the protein product MSNVQTVTVRNMARHRYLVYLIIWLCILFPVLYFKISDRPVPDNKTVNTSENSAQKYKKTVSRIDYSELTKVCNPPHMIEPGDEGDIGFLNNSLTIQGVIILTRHGDRGPMNHVRNMADIDCSMEPDQEYNDYTKFLQNIFFNMSLQFLGPFHGYPLYPPQNNCSISQLTPIGVSQMLKLGRTLRSVYHPLLSVSNSDDIIIYSTKYRRTFQSALAFMYAVLSPDVLSKVTFKESDSYSYCFDHCACFNVNSLQMKIKQSSARRLKGRRVVEKMLKRIHNVVHLMSSSVRVDPYLLRDSIMTYVCHGAPLPCFQNDCITRDNVEQLFNYIDWDLERYAKHGLLRKYGLLKSYGFALNIAMNLLKMVSESKPRLVLYSGHDLTAQYLLAAFGVLNAQTMSPHYASRLVFEVYRNNTVDTTYPGRDFYFRVIFNGKDVTRSVAFCKTRAGSWTSSSIYLCPIESAIRFIHDDYFTIFNASNYKEACGTRS